From Pseudofrankia saprophytica, a single genomic window includes:
- a CDS encoding leucyl aminopeptidase produces MTSASAVAAALKTLDVDAVVIGTAAGDDGPVPLGGTAELDAALGGRLAKVLADVGATGRAGDVVRFATLGAIQAGSVVAVGVGPLPAGGAAELDHEALRRAGGAATRALAGTARIATTLALAGGAATPESVRAAAEGALLGAYSFDVFRTTSAKGRPAPAEEVVVLVDEADPAISTAVEHAVTVTDAVRLVRDLVNTPPGHLPPARLAEIAEQEAATAGLLVEVLDERELADGGYGGLLGVGQGSTNPPRLVRLEWPGAGAADGAEPAPVALALVGKGITFDSGGLSLKPPLSMEWMKTDMAGAASVLAALVAAARLRLPARVVGWLACAENMPSGTAIRPSDVLTLRGGTRVEVLNTDAEGRLVLGDALVRAAEEKPAMIVDVATLTGAQIVALGQRTTGLLGRDGAVEAVAAAARTSGEAVWPMPLPPELRKGLDSTVADIANVPANGSRDGGMLVAGHFLATFVPTDVPWAHLDIAGPSWNGGEPYGHTPKAATGAITRTLIQLAEDRASA; encoded by the coding sequence ATGACCTCCGCCTCCGCCGTCGCCGCAGCCCTCAAGACCCTGGACGTGGACGCGGTGGTGATCGGTACCGCCGCAGGCGACGACGGCCCGGTACCGCTTGGCGGCACCGCCGAGCTTGACGCGGCGCTCGGCGGCCGGCTGGCCAAGGTGCTCGCCGACGTCGGCGCGACCGGCCGGGCCGGCGATGTCGTCCGGTTCGCGACGCTCGGGGCGATCCAGGCGGGCAGCGTCGTCGCCGTCGGGGTCGGTCCGCTGCCGGCCGGCGGGGCGGCGGAGCTCGACCACGAGGCGCTGCGGCGCGCGGGCGGGGCGGCGACCCGGGCGCTCGCCGGCACCGCCAGGATCGCGACCACGCTCGCGCTCGCGGGCGGCGCGGCCACCCCCGAATCGGTGCGGGCTGCCGCCGAGGGCGCGCTGCTCGGCGCGTACAGCTTCGACGTGTTCCGGACGACGTCGGCGAAGGGCCGCCCGGCTCCGGCCGAGGAGGTCGTCGTGCTCGTCGACGAGGCGGACCCGGCGATCTCCACCGCGGTCGAGCACGCGGTGACGGTGACCGACGCGGTCCGGCTGGTGCGTGACCTGGTGAACACCCCGCCCGGGCACCTGCCGCCGGCGCGGCTCGCCGAGATCGCCGAGCAGGAGGCGGCCACGGCCGGCCTGCTCGTCGAGGTCCTGGACGAGCGGGAGCTCGCGGACGGCGGGTACGGCGGCCTGCTCGGCGTCGGGCAGGGCTCCACCAACCCGCCCCGGCTGGTGCGCCTGGAGTGGCCGGGCGCGGGCGCCGCGGACGGTGCCGAGCCGGCCCCGGTGGCGCTGGCGCTCGTCGGCAAGGGCATCACGTTCGACTCGGGCGGCCTCTCGCTCAAGCCGCCGCTGTCGATGGAGTGGATGAAGACCGACATGGCGGGCGCCGCGTCCGTGCTGGCGGCCCTCGTCGCGGCCGCGAGGCTGCGGCTGCCCGCCCGGGTGGTCGGCTGGCTCGCCTGCGCGGAGAACATGCCGAGCGGGACGGCGATCCGGCCGTCGGACGTGCTCACGCTGCGCGGCGGCACCCGGGTCGAGGTGCTCAACACCGACGCCGAAGGCCGGCTGGTTCTCGGTGACGCGCTGGTGCGGGCGGCCGAGGAGAAGCCGGCGATGATCGTCGACGTCGCGACGCTCACCGGCGCGCAGATCGTCGCGCTCGGCCAGCGCACCACCGGCCTGCTCGGCAGGGACGGCGCCGTCGAGGCGGTCGCCGCCGCGGCGCGGACCAGCGGCGAGGCCGTCTGGCCGATGCCGCTGCCGCCGGAGCTGCGCAAGGGCCTGGACTCGACGGTCGCCGACATCGCCAACGTGCCCGCGAACGGCAGCCGTGACGGCGGCATGCTCGTCGCCGGCCACTTCCTGGCCACCTTCGTGCCCACCGACGTCCCGTGGGCTCACCTGGACATCGCCGG
- the gcvT gene encoding glycine cleavage system aminomethyltransferase GcvT: protein MAEHPEIPEVPETPDGATLLRTPLFERHVDAGAKLASFGGWEMPIEYSGGGVLAEHRAVREAVGVFDVSHLGKARVTGSGAAAFVNATLTNDLGRISPGQAQYTLCCDESGGVVDDLIAYLYGDDDVFLVPNAANTAEVVRRLAAAAPPGLAVTGLHDAYGVLAVQGPRAPEVLAALGLPAEGDYMSFRDAEWKGRPVVVCRSGYTGERGYELLPRWGDAVELWDELLAVAAGLGGRACGLGARDTLRTEMGYPLHGQDLSLSISPVRARSGWAVGWGKEAFWGREALLAERAAGATHLLWGLKATDRGIPRPHMRVLDAAGADVGEVTSGTFSPTLRVGIGLALLDRSVQEGDEVGVDVRGRRSTMTVVRPPFVPSSPK from the coding sequence ATGGCCGAGCATCCCGAGATCCCCGAGGTCCCCGAGACCCCCGACGGCGCCACGCTGCTGCGCACGCCGCTGTTCGAGCGGCACGTCGACGCTGGCGCCAAGCTCGCCTCGTTCGGCGGCTGGGAGATGCCGATCGAGTACAGCGGCGGCGGGGTGCTCGCCGAGCACAGGGCCGTCCGCGAGGCCGTCGGCGTGTTCGACGTGAGCCACCTCGGCAAGGCCAGGGTCACCGGCTCCGGCGCCGCCGCCTTCGTCAACGCCACCCTCACCAACGACCTCGGCCGTATCAGCCCGGGGCAGGCGCAGTACACGCTGTGCTGTGACGAGTCCGGTGGCGTCGTCGACGACCTGATCGCGTACCTCTACGGCGACGACGACGTCTTCCTGGTGCCGAACGCGGCGAACACCGCGGAGGTGGTGCGCCGGCTCGCCGCCGCCGCGCCGCCCGGGCTCGCCGTCACCGGCCTGCACGACGCCTACGGCGTGCTCGCCGTGCAGGGCCCCCGCGCGCCCGAGGTGCTCGCGGCCCTGGGCCTGCCGGCCGAGGGCGACTACATGTCGTTCCGCGACGCCGAGTGGAAGGGCCGGCCTGTCGTCGTGTGCCGCTCCGGCTACACCGGCGAACGCGGCTACGAGCTGCTGCCCCGCTGGGGCGACGCGGTCGAGCTGTGGGACGAGCTGCTCGCCGTCGCCGCTGGCCTCGGCGGGCGGGCCTGCGGCCTGGGCGCGCGGGACACGCTGCGCACCGAGATGGGCTATCCGCTGCACGGCCAGGACCTGTCGCTGTCGATCAGTCCGGTGCGGGCACGGTCCGGCTGGGCGGTCGGCTGGGGCAAGGAGGCGTTCTGGGGCCGGGAAGCGCTGCTCGCCGAGCGGGCCGCGGGGGCGACGCACCTGCTGTGGGGCCTGAAGGCCACCGACCGCGGGATTCCCCGGCCGCACATGCGCGTGCTCGACGCCGCCGGCGCCGATGTGGGCGAGGTCACCAGCGGCACGTTCTCGCCGACCCTGCGGGTCGGCATCGGCCTCGCGCTGCTCGACCGCTCCGTGCAGGAGGGTGACGAGGTCGGCGTGGACGTGCGCGGGCGGCGGTCGACGATGACGGTGGTGCGTCCGCCTTTCGTCCCGTCGTCGCCCAAGTAG
- the lpdA gene encoding dihydrolipoyl dehydrogenase, with translation MAESAAGPVDLVILGGGSGGYAAALRAAELGLSVVLVEKDKLGGTCLHRGCIPTKALLHSAEIVDNIHESETFGILSTLNGVDMAKVNAYKESVVGGLFKGLTGLIKARGIEVVAGEGRLVSPTAVAVDGRVIEGRHVILATGSYSRSLPGLEIDHEKVIASEDALRLDRVPSSVIVLGGGVIGCEFASVWRSYGADVTIVEALPHLVPLEDESSSKLLERGFRRRGIKFKLKTRFAGVKTTDHGVTVSLEDGSTLDAELLLVAVGRGPVSEGLGYDEVGVAIERGFVLVDRDLRTNIPTISAIGDLRPGLQLAHVGFAEGIFVAEQLAGLNPVPIDYDNVPRVTYSSPEVASVGVTLAVAKERFGADAVTSVTYNLAGNGKSQILKTAGAVTVIAVKDGPVVGVHMVGDRVGELIAEAQLITNWEAYPSDVAQLIHPHPTMSEALGEAHLALAGKPLHLHD, from the coding sequence GTGGCAGAATCTGCGGCCGGTCCCGTCGACCTTGTCATCCTCGGTGGCGGCAGCGGCGGATACGCCGCCGCGCTGCGCGCCGCCGAGCTCGGACTGAGCGTTGTCCTGGTCGAGAAGGACAAGCTCGGCGGCACGTGCCTCCACCGCGGGTGCATCCCGACGAAGGCACTGCTGCACTCGGCGGAGATCGTGGACAACATCCACGAGAGCGAGACCTTCGGCATCCTGTCGACCCTCAACGGTGTCGACATGGCCAAGGTCAACGCGTACAAGGAGTCGGTCGTCGGCGGCCTGTTCAAGGGCCTGACGGGACTCATCAAGGCACGAGGCATCGAGGTCGTCGCCGGCGAGGGCCGGCTGGTCTCCCCGACGGCGGTCGCCGTCGACGGCCGGGTCATCGAGGGCCGGCACGTGATCCTGGCCACGGGTTCCTACTCGCGGTCCCTTCCCGGCCTGGAGATCGACCACGAGAAGGTCATCGCCAGCGAGGACGCGCTGCGGCTGGACCGGGTGCCCAGCTCGGTCATCGTGCTCGGCGGCGGCGTGATCGGCTGCGAGTTCGCGTCGGTCTGGCGCTCCTACGGCGCCGACGTCACGATCGTCGAGGCCCTGCCGCATCTGGTGCCGCTGGAGGACGAGTCCAGCTCGAAGCTGCTGGAGCGGGGCTTCCGCCGCCGTGGCATCAAGTTCAAGCTCAAGACCCGGTTCGCCGGGGTGAAGACCACCGACCACGGCGTGACCGTGTCGCTGGAGGACGGCTCGACACTGGACGCCGAGCTGCTGCTCGTCGCGGTCGGCCGCGGCCCGGTCTCCGAGGGGCTCGGCTACGACGAGGTCGGCGTCGCGATCGAGCGGGGCTTCGTGCTCGTCGACCGCGACCTGCGGACCAACATCCCGACGATCTCGGCGATCGGCGACCTGCGTCCGGGCCTGCAGCTCGCGCACGTCGGCTTCGCCGAGGGCATCTTCGTCGCCGAGCAGCTCGCCGGGCTGAACCCGGTGCCGATCGACTACGACAACGTCCCCCGGGTCACGTACTCCTCCCCGGAGGTGGCCTCGGTCGGCGTGACGCTCGCGGTCGCGAAGGAGCGGTTCGGCGCGGACGCGGTCACCTCGGTGACCTACAACCTCGCGGGCAACGGGAAGTCCCAGATCCTGAAGACCGCCGGCGCGGTCACGGTCATCGCCGTCAAGGACGGGCCGGTGGTCGGCGTGCACATGGTCGGCGACCGGGTCGGCGAGCTGATCGCCGAGGCACAGCTGATCACGAACTGGGAGGCGTACCCGTCGGACGTCGCCCAGCTGATCCACCCACATCCGACCATGTCGGAGGCGCTCGGCGAGGCCCACCTCGCCCTGGCCGGCAAGCCGCTGCACCTGCACGACTGA
- a CDS encoding biotin/lipoyl-containing protein: protein MSVSVTMPRLGESVSEGTVTRWLKQEGERVEADEPLLEVSTDKVDTEIPAPASGVLASIKVAEDETVEVGVELAVIEDGAGGAAAPAAPAAAA, encoded by the coding sequence ATGTCTGTATCCGTCACGATGCCCCGCCTGGGCGAGAGCGTGTCCGAGGGCACGGTCACCCGGTGGCTCAAGCAGGAGGGGGAGCGCGTCGAGGCCGACGAGCCCCTCCTCGAGGTCAGCACCGACAAGGTCGACACCGAGATCCCGGCGCCGGCCTCCGGCGTGCTCGCCTCGATCAAGGTCGCCGAGGACGAGACCGTCGAGGTCGGCGTCGAGCTCGCGGTGATCGAGGACGGCGCCGGCGGGGCCGCGGCTCCGGCCGCCCCCGCCGCCGCCGC
- a CDS encoding 2-oxo acid dehydrogenase subunit E2, with the protein APAATAPAPARPAAPAAPVPALRGKTEKLSRLRSVIARRMVESLQISAQLTTIVEVDVTKIARLRAQAKDAFLAREGVKLSFLPFFAVAACEALRAHPVLNSSVDTEAGTITYYDVEHLGIAVDSDRGLLVPVIHNAGDLNLAGMARKIDDLAKRTRANQVSPDELGGGTFTLTNTGSRGALIDTPIINQPQVGILGTGAVVKRPAVIEDPNLGEVIAVRSTVYLSLTYDHRIVDGADAARFLNTIKARLEEGAFEGELGH; encoded by the coding sequence GGCTCCGGCCGCCACGGCGCCCGCCCCGGCCCGCCCGGCCGCCCCCGCGGCCCCGGTGCCGGCGCTGCGGGGCAAGACCGAGAAGCTGTCCCGGCTGCGCTCGGTCATCGCCCGCCGCATGGTGGAGTCGCTGCAGATCAGCGCCCAGCTGACCACGATCGTCGAGGTCGACGTCACGAAGATCGCCCGGCTGCGCGCGCAGGCGAAGGACGCGTTCCTCGCCCGCGAGGGCGTCAAGCTGTCGTTCCTGCCGTTCTTCGCGGTGGCCGCCTGCGAGGCGCTGCGCGCGCACCCAGTGCTCAACTCCAGCGTCGACACCGAGGCCGGCACGATCACCTACTACGACGTCGAGCACCTGGGCATCGCGGTGGACAGCGATCGCGGCCTGCTCGTGCCCGTGATCCACAATGCCGGTGACCTGAACCTCGCCGGGATGGCTCGCAAGATCGACGACCTGGCGAAGCGGACCCGGGCGAACCAGGTCTCTCCCGACGAGCTGGGCGGCGGCACCTTCACGCTGACCAACACCGGCAGCCGGGGCGCGCTGATCGACACGCCGATCATCAACCAGCCGCAGGTCGGCATCCTCGGCACCGGCGCCGTCGTCAAGCGCCCGGCCGTCATCGAGGACCCGAACCTCGGCGAGGTGATCGCCGTTCGCTCGACGGTGTACCTGTCGCTGACCTACGACCACCGGATCGTCGACGGCGCCGACGCCGCCCGCTTCCTCAACACGATCAAGGCCCGCCTGGAGGAGGGCGCCTTCGAGGGCGAGCTCGGCCACTAG
- a CDS encoding ABC transporter ATP-binding protein, protein MPEAEAAGAGLGAGAGGAPPLLELTGVRAGYGPIEVLHGVDLAVAAGSVVALLGPNGAGKTTTLSVCCGLLRPASGQLRLAGRDVTGASAEALARLGVCTIPERRGIFPNLTVRENLWMMSQAGTSLADLEEVAYARFPVLGQRRGQLAGTLSGGQQQMLALTRALGTNPAVLLLDELSMGLAPRVVRELYEIVGRLAAEGMSILIVEQFARTVLPIADQVALMLHGRIVDVGAPSEVEEILPASYLGA, encoded by the coding sequence CTGCCGGAGGCGGAGGCGGCGGGGGCCGGGCTCGGGGCGGGCGCGGGTGGCGCGCCGCCGCTGCTGGAGCTGACCGGGGTCCGCGCCGGGTACGGCCCGATCGAGGTCCTGCACGGGGTGGACCTCGCGGTGGCCGCCGGCTCCGTGGTCGCCCTGCTCGGGCCGAACGGCGCTGGCAAGACCACCACGCTGAGCGTCTGTTGCGGGCTGCTCCGGCCGGCGAGCGGACAGCTGCGGCTCGCCGGCCGCGACGTCACCGGAGCGTCCGCCGAAGCGCTGGCGCGGCTCGGGGTGTGCACGATCCCCGAGCGCCGCGGGATCTTCCCGAACCTCACGGTCCGGGAGAATCTGTGGATGATGTCGCAGGCCGGCACGTCGCTGGCGGACCTCGAGGAGGTCGCCTACGCCCGTTTCCCGGTTCTCGGCCAGCGCCGCGGTCAGCTGGCCGGCACGCTGTCCGGCGGCCAGCAGCAGATGCTGGCGCTGACCAGGGCGCTCGGGACCAACCCGGCGGTCCTGCTGCTGGACGAGCTCTCGATGGGGCTGGCCCCCCGGGTCGTCCGCGAGCTCTACGAGATCGTCGGCCGGCTGGCGGCGGAGGGCATGTCGATTCTCATCGTCGAGCAGTTCGCCCGCACCGTTCTGCCCATCGCCGACCAGGTGGCCCTCATGCTCCATGGCCGGATCGTCGACGTCGGTGCACCGTCAGAGGTGGAGGAAATTCTCCCCGCCTCGTACCTGGGAGCGTGA
- a CDS encoding ABC transporter ATP-binding protein has translation MALLETDAITVRFGGNIALDDVSISVEPGRVTGLIGPNGAGKTTLFNVVTGLLAPTHGRVLVDGADVTDVAPYRRAHRGLARTFQRLEPFVSLSVRDNVRVAGQIRNTWRRGGRIDVDRETGRVLDLVGLTSVADRDVAELPTGQARLVELGRALMTGPGVLLLDEPASGQTEQETDAFGRLLRRLAQEDGIAICLVEHDVGLVMDVCSMIYVLDYGKVIASGPPEVVRVDPVVIDAYLGSAEEDAA, from the coding sequence ATGGCCTTGCTTGAGACGGACGCCATCACGGTCCGGTTCGGCGGCAACATCGCCCTGGACGACGTCTCGATCTCCGTCGAGCCAGGCCGGGTGACCGGCCTCATCGGCCCGAACGGAGCCGGCAAGACCACCCTGTTCAACGTCGTCACCGGGCTGCTCGCCCCCACCCACGGGCGGGTGCTCGTCGACGGCGCCGACGTGACCGACGTGGCGCCCTACAGGCGGGCGCACCGCGGCCTCGCCCGCACCTTCCAGCGCCTCGAACCGTTCGTGTCGCTGTCCGTCCGGGACAACGTCCGGGTCGCCGGCCAGATACGCAACACGTGGCGGCGCGGCGGGCGCATCGACGTCGACAGGGAGACCGGCCGGGTCCTCGACCTCGTCGGTCTGACCAGCGTCGCCGACCGGGACGTGGCCGAGCTGCCCACGGGCCAGGCGCGCCTGGTCGAGCTCGGCCGCGCGCTGATGACCGGGCCGGGGGTGCTGCTGCTGGACGAGCCCGCCTCCGGCCAGACCGAGCAGGAGACCGACGCGTTCGGGCGTCTCCTGCGCCGGCTCGCCCAGGAGGACGGCATCGCCATCTGCCTCGTCGAGCACGACGTCGGCCTGGTGATGGACGTGTGTTCGATGATCTACGTGCTGGACTACGGGAAGGTCATCGCCTCAGGGCCGCCGGAGGTGGTCCGCGTCGACCCGGTCGTCATCGACGCCTACCTGGGTTCGGCCGAGGAGGACGCCGCGTGA
- a CDS encoding ABC transporter permease subunit, producing MDQFLQYTILGLVLGGIYGIAASGLVLTCTTSGIFNFGHGSIAMLSAFVYWQVRFGWNWPAPLALVAVLGVFAPALGALLHLSIMRGLRDTTEITRITVTVALTVGSLALANWIWDPTVPRRFDYFFGPTHQVDIAGSHITYHELLALAAAVMIAVGLRFFFYRTRTGVGMRAVVDDPPLLQLTGGRPERLATMSWALGAMLAALAGILITPILGGSLDPNALTLLVIDAFAAAVFGRLRSVPLTFLGAVVLGLANNYVLAYFPSQRWTWTSNFRISLPMILLFVVLLWLPQDRLRGGTITRARERFRVPTMRMALIWAVVLVVGMFLLKAIMAPTVVNTMVTGMTFAIIALSLVPLTGYAGEINLAPVSFGAIGTIIAYHYGITGSGPDTRMTVWGLLLAAVVCTVVGALVALPALRLRGLYLALATMAFGVFVSTMVVADTVPRVLPLLHLKFSIFPNGTLNVPRPRLGVIDLANGGTFLMVVTILFAVLGVLMVALRRSGYGHRLVALKDSPAACATLGQNPVRLKLSVFMLSAAIAGLGGALMSSALVSVNPDRFTIFVSLGLVMTVVVAGIGYVSGALAGGLLAGVGFVALQNVFDKVGTDHSSLHDLFSFLSQFSTVLPALIGISLSRSPTGFVNDIIETFAVFRRARVMLGAGLALQAAIYLLAYTDTTSNWWLVALSVLLWGIWPRITPLVTDRLVPAARARVAGPSTAGSGEAPLELVGVDVPFTPEHLALLDRTLGLPGTPVVRAVPAARLEPTRSPEAVGEARHGLA from the coding sequence GTGGACCAGTTTCTGCAGTACACGATCCTCGGCCTGGTGCTGGGCGGTATCTATGGAATCGCCGCCTCGGGCCTGGTCCTGACATGCACCACGTCCGGCATCTTCAACTTCGGTCACGGCTCGATCGCGATGCTGTCGGCATTTGTCTACTGGCAGGTCCGGTTCGGCTGGAACTGGCCGGCCCCGCTGGCGCTCGTCGCCGTCCTTGGCGTGTTCGCGCCGGCACTTGGCGCGTTGCTCCATCTGTCGATCATGCGGGGTCTGCGGGATACGACGGAGATCACGAGGATCACGGTGACGGTCGCACTGACCGTCGGCTCGCTCGCCCTGGCGAACTGGATCTGGGACCCGACCGTCCCTCGACGGTTCGACTACTTCTTCGGCCCCACCCACCAGGTCGACATCGCCGGCAGCCACATCACCTACCACGAGCTACTCGCGCTCGCCGCGGCCGTGATGATCGCGGTGGGACTGCGCTTCTTCTTCTACCGGACCCGCACGGGCGTCGGCATGCGCGCCGTCGTCGACGACCCGCCGCTGCTGCAGCTGACCGGGGGCCGCCCGGAGCGCCTGGCGACGATGTCCTGGGCGCTTGGCGCCATGCTCGCGGCGCTCGCCGGCATCCTGATCACACCGATCCTGGGCGGCTCGCTCGACCCGAACGCGCTCACCCTGCTGGTCATCGACGCCTTCGCCGCCGCCGTCTTCGGCCGGCTGCGCAGCGTGCCGCTGACCTTCCTCGGCGCCGTGGTGCTGGGTCTGGCGAACAACTACGTGCTGGCGTACTTCCCGAGCCAGCGATGGACGTGGACGTCGAACTTCCGCATCTCGCTGCCGATGATCCTGCTCTTCGTCGTGCTCCTCTGGCTGCCGCAGGATCGGCTGCGCGGCGGGACGATCACCAGGGCACGGGAACGGTTCCGGGTCCCGACCATGCGGATGGCCCTGATCTGGGCGGTGGTCCTGGTCGTCGGCATGTTCCTTCTCAAGGCGATCATGGCTCCGACCGTCGTCAACACGATGGTCACCGGTATGACCTTCGCGATCATCGCGCTGTCGCTGGTCCCGCTGACCGGATACGCGGGGGAGATCAACCTGGCCCCGGTGTCCTTCGGCGCCATCGGAACGATCATCGCTTATCACTACGGCATCACCGGCAGCGGGCCGGACACCCGGATGACGGTCTGGGGCCTGCTGCTCGCGGCCGTGGTGTGCACGGTGGTCGGCGCGCTCGTCGCGCTGCCAGCGCTGCGCCTGCGCGGGCTCTACCTGGCCCTGGCCACGATGGCCTTCGGTGTGTTCGTCTCGACGATGGTCGTCGCGGACACGGTCCCCCGAGTGCTGCCGCTGCTGCACCTCAAGTTCTCGATCTTCCCGAACGGGACCCTCAACGTCCCGCGCCCGAGACTGGGCGTGATCGACCTGGCCAACGGCGGGACGTTCCTGATGGTCGTCACCATCCTGTTCGCGGTGCTCGGCGTGCTCATGGTCGCGCTACGGCGCAGCGGCTATGGGCACCGCCTGGTGGCGCTGAAGGACAGCCCGGCGGCCTGCGCCACGCTGGGGCAGAACCCCGTCCGCCTCAAGCTCTCGGTCTTCATGCTCTCGGCCGCGATCGCGGGCCTTGGCGGCGCCCTGATGTCGTCGGCGCTGGTATCCGTCAACCCCGACCGGTTCACCATCTTCGTCAGCCTCGGGCTGGTCATGACCGTGGTCGTCGCGGGCATCGGATACGTCAGCGGGGCGCTCGCCGGTGGCCTCCTTGCCGGCGTCGGCTTCGTGGCCCTGCAGAACGTGTTCGACAAGGTCGGCACGGACCACAGCTCCCTGCACGACCTGTTCTCGTTCCTGAGCCAGTTCTCGACCGTGCTGCCGGCGCTGATCGGCATCAGCCTGTCCCGCAGTCCGACCGGCTTCGTCAACGACATCATCGAGACCTTCGCGGTCTTCAGACGTGCCCGCGTCATGCTCGGCGCCGGGCTGGCGCTGCAGGCAGCCATCTACCTGCTGGCGTACACCGACACGACCAGCAACTGGTGGCTCGTCGCGCTGAGCGTCCTGCTGTGGGGGATCTGGCCACGGATCACGCCGCTGGTGACCGACCGGTTGGTCCCCGCCGCGCGGGCCAGGGTGGCCGGGCCGTCCACCGCCGGTTCGGGCGAGGCGCCGCTGGAGCTCGTCGGCGTGGACGTCCCCTTCACACCCGAGCATCTCGCGCTGCTGGACCGCACCCTTGGGCTGCCCGGGACGCCGGTCGTGCGGGCCGTGCCGGCCGCGCGACTCGAGCCCACCCGTTCGCCCGAAGCAGTAGGGGAGGCCCGTCATGGCCTTGCTTGA
- a CDS encoding ABC transporter substrate-binding protein, producing MSAAASGSAAPASQTFGDLPSPCGPGAAKGATDQGVTDTAINIAYGDDRGFTGSPGLSHEVGDAVKAMIGWCNEQGGINGREIVGKFYDAKITETNNVMTEACASAFMLVGQGWALDSTGEQTRVNCNLVSVETYSVSPEFANGPMQFEAVPNPADETVGAFFSQFAKLYPDKVRKAAQYTTTLATENYSNRRGVVTAQQFGWNWLPCTQTVNYFGEPDYKPFMQKLKDCGAEVVWFNLSAGPQLYNALQAANQVGFHPLWITETNNYVKGFADFNSNGLADNVFVRTAYIPMEQADQFPAVKKYIDVVRADGGDVSQLGMQATSSFLLWATAAKKCGSTLTRQCMVNELSKIHDWTGGGMHAATDPGGNHGPTCGMLLRLQGTKYVQVYPQKTGTFDCSPSYTVKLPADFVTVKLNSDRIALNYLTDKAIKPQS from the coding sequence GTGTCCGCCGCCGCCTCGGGCAGCGCCGCGCCGGCGTCCCAGACCTTCGGCGACCTGCCGAGCCCGTGCGGTCCGGGAGCCGCGAAGGGCGCGACGGACCAGGGTGTCACCGACACCGCCATCAACATCGCCTACGGCGACGACCGTGGCTTCACCGGCAGCCCCGGCCTGTCCCACGAGGTCGGTGACGCCGTCAAGGCGATGATCGGCTGGTGCAACGAGCAGGGCGGGATCAACGGCCGCGAGATCGTGGGCAAGTTCTACGACGCCAAGATCACCGAGACCAACAACGTGATGACCGAGGCGTGCGCCTCGGCGTTCATGCTCGTCGGCCAGGGGTGGGCGCTCGACTCCACTGGTGAGCAGACCCGGGTCAACTGCAACCTCGTGTCGGTCGAGACCTACTCGGTGAGCCCGGAGTTCGCCAACGGTCCCATGCAGTTCGAGGCCGTGCCGAACCCGGCCGACGAGACGGTCGGGGCGTTCTTCTCCCAGTTCGCCAAGCTCTACCCGGACAAGGTCCGGAAGGCTGCCCAGTACACCACGACGCTCGCGACCGAGAACTACTCGAACAGGCGTGGGGTCGTGACCGCCCAGCAGTTCGGCTGGAACTGGCTGCCCTGCACGCAGACGGTCAACTACTTCGGCGAGCCGGACTACAAGCCGTTCATGCAGAAGCTGAAGGACTGCGGGGCGGAGGTCGTCTGGTTCAACCTTTCCGCCGGACCGCAGCTGTACAACGCCCTGCAGGCCGCCAACCAGGTCGGTTTCCACCCGCTCTGGATCACCGAGACCAACAACTACGTCAAGGGTTTCGCCGACTTCAACTCCAACGGCCTGGCCGACAACGTCTTCGTCCGTACGGCCTACATCCCGATGGAGCAGGCCGACCAGTTCCCGGCGGTCAAGAAGTACATCGACGTCGTCAGGGCTGACGGCGGTGACGTCAGCCAGCTGGGGATGCAGGCGACCTCGTCCTTCCTGCTGTGGGCGACCGCGGCGAAGAAGTGCGGGTCGACGCTCACCAGGCAGTGCATGGTCAACGAGCTCTCGAAGATCCACGACTGGACCGGCGGTGGCATGCACGCGGCGACCGACCCGGGCGGGAACCATGGCCCGACCTGCGGCATGCTGCTGCGGCTGCAGGGCACGAAGTACGTCCAGGTGTACCCGCAGAAGACCGGGACCTTCGACTGCTCCCCGAGCTACACCGTGAAACTGCCGGCCGACTTCGTGACCGTGAAGCTCAACTCCGACCGGATCGCCCTGAACTACCTGACCGACAAGGCCATCAAGCCGCAGAGCTAG